A part of Paenarthrobacter sp. A20 genomic DNA contains:
- a CDS encoding RNA polymerase subunit sigma-70 yields MTSTGLKAARAGDEEAFASLVAPFRRELHLHCYRITGSVDDADDVMQEVLLAAWKGLPGFSGRSSLRTWLYRIATTRSLNARRDQSRRPRPVPPFTPPVPTDRFDQPHLQPYPDQLVNELDPALQAIARESIELALVVALQRMPPRQAAVLMLCDVLDFTVSEAAQMLSIGPTAAKGLLQRARSARPATVPPVPGADHSDLARKFADAFSRDDVDAVLELLTDQCWLAMPPASERYAGRNAVGSFLRASAAGRPGGHYVLKAVTAGGRPGFVCYLEGRPRGLLVIEPTPEGHRISSILRFLDDGLHRHFGMPDSRR; encoded by the coding sequence GTGACGTCCACGGGGTTGAAGGCCGCCAGGGCCGGTGATGAAGAGGCATTTGCGTCGCTCGTCGCGCCCTTTCGCCGGGAGCTTCATCTGCACTGCTACAGGATCACAGGATCAGTTGACGACGCAGACGATGTGATGCAGGAGGTCTTACTTGCCGCATGGAAAGGCTTGCCTGGATTTTCCGGGCGGTCATCTTTGCGGACGTGGCTCTATCGGATCGCCACGACTCGTTCGCTCAATGCACGACGTGACCAAAGCCGCCGTCCTCGTCCCGTTCCCCCGTTCACGCCACCGGTTCCGACTGACCGATTCGACCAACCGCATTTACAGCCCTACCCGGACCAGCTGGTCAACGAGCTGGACCCTGCTTTACAAGCTATTGCCCGCGAAAGCATCGAGCTCGCCCTTGTGGTTGCCCTCCAGCGGATGCCGCCGCGCCAAGCCGCGGTGCTGATGCTTTGTGACGTATTGGACTTCACCGTCAGTGAAGCTGCGCAGATGCTCTCGATAGGTCCGACGGCGGCCAAGGGACTCCTCCAGCGCGCCCGCTCTGCCAGACCCGCGACAGTGCCGCCGGTGCCGGGCGCGGACCACTCCGATCTTGCCCGTAAGTTCGCTGACGCCTTCTCCCGGGATGACGTCGATGCAGTCCTGGAACTCCTTACCGACCAATGCTGGTTGGCCATGCCTCCGGCCAGCGAACGCTACGCAGGTCGGAATGCCGTAGGCAGTTTCCTGCGCGCTAGTGCGGCCGGCCGGCCGGGAGGCCACTATGTGCTGAAGGCTGTCACCGCTGGTGGGAGGCCGGGGTTCGTCTGCTACCTCGAAGGCCGGCCCCGGGGGCTGCTGGTCATTGAACCGACCCCGGAAGGGCACAGGATCTCGTCGATCCTGCGGTTCCTCGACGACGGGTTGCATCGGCATTTCGGGATGCCGGACTCCCGCAGGTGA